GGATGAACATTAAATGATAGCTGAATATTGTTTTATCCATTTCACAATCTTTTCCGAAGAATGCTCAAACACTACCTCTCTATCCAAACATTCATTCACAGTGAAAGTTATGATTAAAATTCAGCATATCACAAATTCAAGCCAAGCCCAATATAATATCTTGAGATACGATCAGAAGATAATATTGAGATACTATCCACGGGCAAGATGAATAAAGGCAGTCGTAAAGAAGGAAGATCGAAGAAAATGAAGTTCGAATGAAGGAGTTCAAAAACAGAGATGAAGAAGGGGGATCAAACAAAAAAGAAACGAACAAAGAAGAAACAATCAAGTAAATTTTAGGGTTCATATACCCAGTTCCAATTTAAGGTTTTTGAAATTTAACTCCCAACATGGAGCAAGAATACCACATTTGCGTTAACTCTCGTTTGAAGAGATTGTCGATACGACCTAGAGGATTATGAAGCTGACGAACTCATACTCTTAGCTTCCCTATCTACTCTCTAATTAGATATATATAGTGTATATATTGTGTATGTATGTTTAGTGTTCAATATTTTCCCAATTTGTGTCTACATATAGTGTTATTGGGTCGGGTTGTATCAATAAGGCGGGTTATAACAAATCAGCAAACTATTTGGGCATTTTTTAACATGTCATCAAGCCACATCAGCATTCTGTTAGTCCCGTTAATTATGTTGTTGGCGGTCATGTAAATGTAATTTTATATTAGTTCAGTTAGTTGACTGCAAGTTTTTTGAGTTTAAGTACCTACTTGCAAGTTAGGCTCCACTTCAATGACAAAATTGCCATTTAACCCATtcttaatatatataaatttgttTGCTATTTTACAGCAGACACTAATTCCAGATAGGGGCGTTGGGCACACAACAAATAAACCTTTTAAATTGTCTAAGTTTTAGCTAATTCAGGCAAAACCCCAATGGTATAGTTAATCATTTACCCGTTTCTTGAAGGAAAAGCGCAATGTTTGAACTTGTGTTCCGGAGCAAACTCTCAAGTCAAAACCGAGGCCGTCTACACCTATAAGAGCCACCTCCTGCCATAATTGTCAAAAGTTTATAAAACAACAGACTTCTACTTTTCTCAAAATATTGCGTCAGCAATATGAATAGTTCTTGCTTGAAATTTAATATAAGAGGGATGATATTCCCTTTATCCACATACACTTGTAAATTTATTTTACCATATTTTATGTAGTATAAATTACATGAATAGAGGCTGGAAGTACCACAAAACTGGTACTTCTTTAAAACTGTTGAAAAAGGACTAAATTTAGGTGTTTTACCTCTGCTTGAATACCCTTGCATCTCCAGCAGAACGACTTGAGAGCATTCACAGTCTTTTCTCCACCGACTTTAAGACCATATATAATTTTTGCAGCTGAGTGTGCAATTGCATCAGGTTGAGCTCTCCTAAAGTCATCTACTTCAACGAAGGTCTGTAGATAATATAGACAAACAAATTCTATTAGAAGTTCTTACCTTTCTTTTCCTAGCACTAATATATATTACTAAAACCTTCCTAAGTTCTACCTTTCACACAAGGATATACATTAACTTTTGGCAGCAAGATCCGCATTTTAAAGCGGATCACGTCAAAAGTCATAAGACATCAACATAAAGAAAAGACCTACATTTATCAGTTATGAAACAAATTTGATCAATGCAGTAGCAGGATGCAGCATCACCAGTAAATTACAGATGCTACTCGTCCAGTATTTTAAGTATCTCTGGATGCAACTTCCTTATGTGCACACCATAACAACATATGAAGATGGTTGATACTCTACTGTTTAACATATAAACATAACAGCACCACTATATATTGATTTGATTATTAATCTTATGGTTCCAATGTAATTAACACTGTTCAAGAGACACATTTTTCAGTATGAAATTAGCAGCTATTTTTCTTCTCATGAATTTTAATATTAGCATTTAAGGGATCGCATAAATAAAAAAGTTAGACAGGCCAaagaaattcaaatttaaaacAAGGGGATACATATGCTCTTATATGTCCCACAATTGTACCTCTTGTTCATGTGCCGAAATCAATTGAATTTTGCTCATTTCTAGCTTGTAGAATGAAGTCCCATTTTTCAAGCTTTCACGCTTCTCCAGTTCTTTTGGCCAATTGGATTCATCTTGAGATGGATTTAGACTATGCCTATGACCATTGGTTATGCCAGATTCTTCTTGTTTGTCTTCTGCAACTTTCCCAACTTGATCCGATTCATTATTTCTTGATTCACAATCAGATATATTCTTGTGAAGAAAATATTGTTCTTCAGGAGATGAAGGTCTTAAAATGCCTTGGATAGCTAGACCAGCAGGTGGCTGATCCATACAATCTATAGGATCATCTCCTACAAACTAAAGGGTAAGAACGTGTTCAGCACAGGACTTAAAAAACGAAGGTTATATAAGATTGAAAACATAACACATGAATAGAATGGAACTTTCTGCTACAGCTAGACTACATGATAAACAATTTCAGACAACCCAACTGCATTAGTTTGGTGGGTGCAAATCCATTATTAAAAAACTTCGCAGATATCAAAAAGCGATGAAGAGGAAGCTGCATCTTCAGATTCTATTATCCAGGTTATCTTAATTGTCATTTTCAGCAAATACTATATAGTTCAACTCAATTTAAAAAAGACAACAATTTGAAGATGAAAAATAACAAGTTAATTCAATTAGCTAATAATGATAAAGTTCAGTTAAATTTTCCAAGGTGACTTACATCAGCCAGTTTTTTCGCAAAATAAATTGGATGAGAAACACGCATGGTCTCCAATTTTTCCCAGTCTCCTAGTGGTTCATCAGAATCCTCCCCATCATCCTCATCATCAAGACTTTTAATCCAGTCCTACAAGATGTACATGAATGATGAGGAGGCTACACAACAATCATTCCTGATATTTTCAATGATTCAAGGGAAATGCTTTCACCTCTTCATTTTCATCAatatcatcctcatcatcaccaTCACTACTGCCATCATGAATATCATCATTCCCAAAATCAATATCTAACTGACTCAGTGCTTCTATCTCACTAAGCATTTCTCTAGTATCCAAACCTATTATAACTTGCTGCAATGCATAAAAGCCTGAATAAGCCTTGAATATTACAACGAACAGAAGAGATGTGTAAATGCTTCTTGTTACCCATATGAAAAGAGTAGCCAGTGGCCCAGTAGAAAGAGAGGGTAATCTTGTTCTTACAAAACTTTGGGAAATAAAAAATTCTCACAGTTAACATGTGATATTTACAACCTAGTATAGCAAATGAAATAGCATACATTTtctattgacaaaacactataTAATTTTGAACTGCATGTCTGTTTCATACCACAAGGGTATCCTCAGCAGTCAGATTCTGCAAAATGTGCTCATCATTCTTAACGTGAAAGTAAATACCTGATAAAAGACAACGGGCATAATATTACTAATATAATGAATTAAGGCCAAACACAACTTGAAGACACTACTAAATATCTAGATAAAATCAGAAAACTTACTTCCATTTTCGCCAGTTACATAAGGCACATCAGGCAAGAAAATGTCTTGATAAATCTCGTCACTTTGCAGGCCTGAAAACATTAGCACTGCTTTTCTGTTTAcctgaaaaaaaataaaaatattatctGAGTATCAGGACTAAATGACTGACCATGATCAACATTTGCAACTGCAGAATCATAAAAATACGTAATTTGAATGGCTCAAGTGAAAAGTATCCGAGTATCATGGTGAAGTAGGGTAGTTGGCCGTTTACCTCTTTCCATAAACCGATTCTCCATAAACATCACCAGAACACTAGTCTGGTAGTAAAAGTAGTTGTCTTCTAAAATTTAACATGACTATATGCATCATTCTAAATTTCTAGCTAATCAAACATTTTTAGAAGTAGTAATTACAATCAAAACTCTCCCATTTTCTTAAATGCGAGGTAACATTTTCAGTTCTGACTATCGTACATAAATTGAAAATAGCATTCCTAACAACTTCATCAGCTCTTGAAATATAATTACACAAATATTCGACGAATATATCTACGAGCCTGAGGTAATACCTCAACAATAGTCCTACTAGTCTCTTCAGGTGTAAGTCTAGCTTCCCCGATCTCAATCACTTCCGTTTCCTCTACGTCTTCCACGGAAAAGTACCTCTCTTCTTCCGCATTTCGCTTGAATGAACCTACTTGCTCCTCTGCACAAGCCTCAACTCTTTTTCTCATACAACTGTTCCTTTTTCTAAAACAACTCTCTCTTAACCACCTGAATTTATTCCTGTTATTCATTCTTCAATTAATCTAACATCCACTTAGAATCCCAATAAATCAAACATAATCGTAACCGGagaattttattaattaaaatcgACACAAAACACATTACaattataataaaacaaaatgtTCTATTTATTCGAGTATATTAGCCATTCGAATATTTATTTATCGAGATTTTACTACATCAATTCACTACTATGTGTAAATAAATAACAACAATTGAGAGAATAAAAGAGAGGTTCAAGTACATTACCTGAAGCTGCCGGATTGAGAGAAACGGCCGGAGCTAGAACTGAAGCTACCGGCGATTAACCGGACGGTCATGGCCGACTCGATCATCAGCATTTTGTATTGTATCCGTTGGATAAGCTTGTGCAAACTTTTTATCTTTTGGCCAAACGCGGTCTTAAATTGAAGAGTAAAAGTCTAAACTACCCCTACGCTTAACAGATAAAGTTGTAAAATTAATcgtttttgttttgttttgtggAGCAGACAGTATAACACCTCCTGTTTCTGTATCTATCGCCGGTAACTCCTTAACTGAAATTATGTCATTATAATTAGGGTTTGTATGTATAGGTTAGTTTAGGTTATGTGTATTGAGTATGAGTTAATTCTAGTAATGATTTGTTTTGCTGTTTTGTTTTGTTACACTGTAATTTTTATGTGAAATGCTGATACCTTTTCTGCTTGATTTTTATTCAGAATGCTAAGTTTGAGATTTTGTCCCGCGGTGTTCGCTGAAAGATTGGAATCAGTTCAATTCTGGAGGAGGAATATTAGCCCAGTTGTGGTGAGTTGAGCTCGATGATTGCATTTGTTTTGGTTTAGTAATGTTGGTGTTTGTTATGATGCAAATTTCGAATGTATGTATGCTTGCTTGATAAACCTGCGTTTCCTTATGAATTTGCAGAATGATAGCCCTTATTTTATAAATTGTTTGTAGTATTAAGCATAGTGTACACGCACGAAAAGGAACAGTAAACATAAAGCATCTCTAGAGATTAGTAAATAATGTGCCACGTATTTTTTGATTATATAGGCGTAACATATGATTTGTACTTTATTAGATTTCCGGTTGATGAATTATTCCCTTGGGAACGTTACTCAATTATGTATATTTGTTTGAAGAAATATCTACGCACTGCTTTCTAAGGAGATATTAATAGATAAATATTTAAAGGTAAAATTTTATTAGTCTTTAATTGTGTGAACTATTAGGAGCAGCTAAGCTGAACTTGATTTCTTATACGGTTATTACATTTTTTTTTATTCTAATGGATAAACTATTTTTGGTTtagattttttttttcttttcatacCTTGCACGATTTAAATGCAAGTGTATCACTTCCTTTCACAGTTTTCATCGTAGTTCTATTTTGTACGTTTTCTCTTTATAATATTGTTTTTAATTTCCAGGTATGTGCTGCGAAAGGTCCTCGACAAAGGTATCCTCGAGTATGGAAATCAAAGACAAGAATAGGGACCATTTCTAAGTCAAAAAAGCTTGTTGACACTGTGAGTCTTTTGCATCATCTTCAATGTCTGTTTGGAAAAATTATGCACTCTCCTGTTGATGTATATTTACATTTGAACTGGAGTTCTAGTCATAGCAAGGTTACTCAAACCTTTGAATTATTGAATCTGATATTGACAAAGAACTACTTAAGTGATATATGGACTTTTTAGCAAATTGATAGAGCTTCATTGTTATTATATCTTTTGTAGATCAAGGAGCTATCAAATGTCAAAGAAGAAGTATATGGGGCCCTTGATTCTTGTGTTGCATGGGAGTTAGAATTTCCCTTAATTACAGTAAAAAAGGCTTTGAAGGCCCTTGAGAATGAAAATGAATGGAAACGGATAATTCAGGTATCTGTATTTAAGAAACTTTTGAGAAACCTTCAGAAATGAGGAGCTATTGCTGAATACTCCCTGTTCATATGTGGTATGTAGGTGACAAAGTGGATGCTAAGCAAAGGTCAAGGTAGAACAATGGGGAGTTATTATATGTTGCTAAATGCTTTGGCCGAAGATGGGAGGCTTGAGGAAGCTGAAGAACTATGGACAAAGCTATTTGCTGAAAATTTGGAAAGCATGCCTCGTAATTTCTTCGATAAAATGATCTCTATTTACTATAAGAGGGAAATGCATGATAAGATGTTTGAGGTACTTTATGCCATCTTATTAGACACATAATTACAAATTATTTCTGGAAGTAGAAAATCAGTTGTGGCCTTCGGGTGTTTTCATGTCTTTGCTTTTCAGTGCTGAAGTCGCCAAAATTTTTTAAACTGGGAGCCTAATACTCATTAGAAATTACGAGATAATAAGACAACTGtgtctttaattttttttttatatcaATATAGGTTTTTCTTGGAATGTAATATCTATAGTTTTTTATGTTCTTTGATGATGTTCCTAGGTTTACACAGACAAATACaattaatttattttatcaacATTGTATGTGTATTATCATATGTGCATTGCATTTTAAATTGTATCTGGGTTCAGATAAAGTATTTCTAATTAGTTAACAGCAACCCAGCTAGCGAGTCAAGCGACCCCATTCTTATAACATAGAACATGCATTTCAGCTTTAGGGACCACTTTTGTGTTTTTTCATGACAAAAAAGTCTCTATAAATATAGTAGCTGATGAGCTGACTTGGGCTGTTTGCCATTGATACGATATTTCATGACAACTAGATTAGAGAACCCACTGTTATGTTCAGCAGCAAATCAAGGAAACTCACATTTCGGTTTTTTTACGAAATATTTTCATTATCTGTCCCTCACGTATCCTTAGATAAAATCTTGTTCCATCTTCGTTTTTTTTACTTGTCAGATATTTTATAATACATTGCACTCCCATATATTATTTTCAAATGTCTTGCTCTTAGCTTATTAGACTAAGATTAATTGGTCCAAAGTCAGACTAGTTTGCTGAAAGGCAATCTTCGGTTTACTGCACAAATTCTTATTTAGTGAATGATTTGCTTGACAGGTATTTGCTGATATGGATGAGCTTGGTGTGAAACCTACTGTATCAGTTGTTGCAATGGTCGGAGATGTATTTCAGAAGCTTAATATGTTGGACAAATATCAGaaattgatgaagaaatatcCTCCTCCAAAGAAGGAATACCGTTACATCGAGGGGAAGCGTGTGAAAATTAGATCGAAGCCTATGGATCGATCTAGGTATGTTAGGACTCCTGTAATCAAGGCGGATAGGGAAGCTCTCGAGACTTTGCCTGAATCATGTGAAAGTACTGATGTAAGTTTAAACAAGCCTAGTGATAACCTTTATGAGCATGGGGTTGCTGAATCATCTACAACCAAACCTAGTCAATCTATTGAACCTTCTTAATTGACAGTAGAAATTTAACTGCTTTGTGATTGTATCATGTGTTACGAAAAAATAACCTGCTACTTCATACTTTTAGGCTTTTAGCTGTGTAGACACCCCCTGTATATTGTTCAACCATCTTTGCAGAAATGCAAAAATCAGGCGTATTGCAATATTGATGACAGAATTAACCATGTATATTTGGAATATTAGCTGTTGTCACATGTGGTGACACCAGGCTGTTACCAGCATACAACTTGCTGATGTTTTCACAGCCATGCCTCGAAACTGCTGATTATCCTTCACCTATTCTGTTATGAGTTGCACTTCTGCCTGTCATGACTCATGACAGAGGCATGTGAGTATTACAGTCTTactttttatccagtttccatGCTACAATCTTACTTTTTATCCAGTTTGGCCTGGATTGTTTCTGTATCAACTCTTTTCTGTCGTAACACTAGTGAAAGTTCTTTTGTGCTAATATCAGTGTGTTCAAAATACTATCAACACCTTCCTGCTAGTAAGCTCTAGATGCCATCGATCCTAGCCAGCATTCTGTGCTTTTTATGAGAAAGGATTACCAAACTAGTCCCTATTCCACTGTTATCAATGGTATCTGAAATGTCGTTAATTATTAGAGTCACAGTGTTTCTGTGCTTGTTGACAATGTTCTTGAACCGAAAACCAGTGAAGCAGGATTCTTAAAACCTAAATGAACGGATGATTACCAGTGGTGGACTGGATTCAACCAGGTCCACTAGGATTATGTTGTGGTCTGAGACTTCATAGAGAAGGTGTTTGATGAATGCCTAGAAAAACACAAACGTTCGACACTATGAGGTGTTAAGATGTTGGTGGTTAATTTTAAATTCTTTTTTCGCCAGTACAGCTTTTCTAGTTCGTCTTTGTTACCAAATTCTCGATATTCTGTCGCAGTTTATCTGTGGGCTTGCCTCTCTTTTACAAGTATATGTGTTATTTATGAAAGTTCATTGCTGTTTTTCTCTTCTGCGTATATAGAGTTGATTATTGTTGTAAATGACAATACCTTTGGTTAAATCCTCCATTCCAGATAGCTAAATTAACATTATTATAAAACATGGATAGCTATTTGGAATCGCAATGGAACTTTATTGGTTTCCTACTTTCTGCCAGAGTGATTAAAATACTCAGAAGTAATTTTCTTCTAGAAATCTGTGGTTGACTTGAATGTGTACTTTCTTATATCGAATCTTATAAGTTATGAGCCTCTGAATCAAGTGTTTGGCCGGGCTATCTCGTATAACGATAGTAAAGTTCTCGGCTAATGAAAGAGGTTTCGTAAGCCTTTGTAGCTGCTTCTTGAACATGGAGATTGACTGTATATATTGCTAATGCTTAGTATATGATGCCAATTGCATGATGGATCATCATAATCAGAGATTCAGAGTATTGGCGATGATCATCAGCAGTTTTGCCAATAATCCACAGTTAGAAGCTGACTAGCCACATACTAATGTTTTGCTAAGCCTAATCCCAACCGATAATCTGTTGCTGTCAGTTCTATATATCGAGTGGATATAATTAGGATTGAAGCTGGGCAGGCAGAACTGGAAAACATTTGAAAAAAGGTTTCTAGGTGAGAAAGGTATCTGTATTGCACTAGCACTAGGGTTTAATTTATCTGTGTAGGCCTAATTGTGAATTGCCCCCCCCCCTCCCCCCACCACTTCATCGTGCAAATGTACCAAACCCACCTCTCTTCTCCATCTTATTGATGCATATGCATGTTGGTAGTCTAATTTATACAACAGATTTTAGTAGCTCACTGTAAGTTTATAGACGAGTTTCATTCGATCAgtgacaaaccaaaccaaacacaTGTCCCAATAAAGTCTTTTAGTAGGATTTACAGCGACTTTACCCATACTTCAGGAAGTTACAACGAGCGCATAGTTTACATGTATTCTTTGTAGTAGAGACTAGTAGGAATGGAGGCGCTTGTTTTCAAATTTATCTGAGTACCAAATATGTTCGAGTACATTGATAGAATAAATTGAGGAATAAGGATTATAATTACAACGTCAAGTCGCGGAATTAGGATTATGATTACAAAGTCAATCAAGTGAAAAGAAAGCGTTAGTAATATGCATAGTGTGTATCAAACCATTAGTTTGTGTCCAATCTATCTTTTTATCTTACAATAATCAGATGAGAAAGCCGAAGGAATTTCAGGTCTTGTCAGTACTCGGTCTTAAACTGATCAACTGACTAGCAGATTCAGAGATGGAGGTTTCTCAAGCACCAGAGAAAATTCCAATTAGTAGCAGTCCTATCACTTAAACCTGTTGGTTTCCTAATAATAATCATTTCTCTCTACTAAGAAACACTCTTTTCGGAACCTTTTTCTTTCAGTATCAAGTGTCAACAATCTCAAATTATGTGTTCGTTGGCCGGCTACACCTCTAGATGATAAATAAAGTGGAATCAGAAATGTTTTAAGACCACAAATAGTGTATCACTTGGATCACAAAAAGTGGTATATATTCTTTCTTGGTTTACAGACGTGCTGAGCTTGTAACCCCACGTATATTTGAGAATTCAAAGAATATGGGGGGCCAAAGCCCCTACAGCAACACGGATGGGACATGTTTGAGATTTTGAAACCAACCCCTGTGGGGGTCACTCTCCCAGCCTAAATCTCCCACACAGTTCTTTACacacagagagagagagggggagagagacagagggagagagagagagaaaccAATGTGCATATGTTTAGGCTGTGACTGTAAATAATGGTCATGGTTTGCAACAGCCATACTTCTGATCAAGTGGTTCCACCTTTGACATTTTCCCAAGTCAATGCAAAAGGAAAAAAAAGCTTAGTTTATTCTTGTAATCATATCTAAACACACAATCTAAAGCAGCCACTTGTTTCATTGTTTCAATCATGACTCTGTTTCTTCACAGTAAGAGTTATTGACTTTTTTATGTATAAATATTTGCATTTAACATATCCTCCTTAGTGCTCCACCTCAATTCTCTTCTCCTTCCATTTCAAAAGTCAGCCCTTCTTTCCTTTTAGTAGCTGTCTGAGAACAGAGAGCTCATAACAAAATTACTTTTCTGCATATGTTACAATGTCGGACGGAGACTGGGATTTGTATGCGGTGGTGAGAAGCTGCACCACATCCACCTCCGTCGATAACCATCACATGGGAGAGGAGCAGGAGGAGAAAGAACAACCTTTCTCTGATCAATTCTCCTTTCAAAATGATAATTATGCCGATCCAGTGTCTTATACTCTTCAAAACACTACCTTAGACTATGGCTTAGAAGAAATACATCAGCCTTTCTCTAATAATAATGCTGATTACGAAAATGAACAAGTTATAAATAATCCTCAACACCAGGAGCCAAAGTCCAATACTTTCACTTTGCCCATTACAAATCCTTCCGGCTCTACCATGCGATCTCGAAGAAGGTACTTTTACATTCATTATATTTAACATCCGAAAAACTCAACGGTTATGTTCATCTCAGCAGCACTGAAGAAGCGTGTTATGTGGCTAGATTATTAATATTGAGTTTCTTTTACCACCTTTCTCAGGAAAAATCAGCATCTCAAGATGGTATATCAGATGACACAAGAAGAATTATCTGGTGATACTTGGGCCTGGCGAAAATATGGTCAAAAACCTATCAAAGGCTCACCTTATCCCAGGTTCCATTCAACTATCCATATTGATTTTAATTTCATATCTTCTTCCTACCAAAAGATAAAGAGAGTCAGAGATTAATGCATGTTGTGTGACTACATAAATTTCTGCAATTTAACTTAACAATTTTACTTGCGCCAGGAACTATTACAGGTGCAGCACATTAAAAGGCTGTCCAGCAAGGAAACAAGTAGAGGGAAGCCCAACAGATTCAACCATTTTTATTGTTTCTTACACAGGAGAACATGCGCACCCACGTCCAACTCACAGGAGTTCTCTGGCTGGTAGCACCCGCAGCAAATTCTCGGCTGCAGCAGCGCTTAACAACATCATCAAATCAACTACCACTTCCTGTGAATCCAGCTCTGTGGCGCCAACCTTTTCACCATCAACTTCACCCCACTCCGCTTTGACCTTCTCGCCTTCATCACTTCGGTACGTGGGTAATCATGACAACACAGTCGATGATACATATATGGTGGACGTAGACGAGGATGATTACAATGACGATACTAATTTAATTCATGACGAGGATATATATAATGGACTTGATGAATTCGATGGGGATAATCGATTTTTTGACTAGTCTGCAGTGGCTCTGCCCCCACCGAATTAGTCAAAACTCAAAACACAGCAATATCATTAGAAGTTGCAtgacttttttctttctttctttctttctttctttgaTTTCAAGTGTTTGACGGTTTAATCTTCAAGTGGGACGAAAGTGATGGACATCATCTTTTTCTTGTTCACCATTTTGTTTATGTATAGCTTGTTTTTAATAATTCCCACCCATCACCCCTTCTAAACTGTTATTAAGATttagggttaaatatcaaagtggtcactgaAGTGGAGATCACTTCGCTCACTGATCTTAACTGGTATCATTTCAATCATTAAAGTTACAATAAATATCAATCAAGTATCTCCAAATTTTAGTTCAAAATTTTAGTTCAAAaagtaaaaatattatttatagaGTTTTACACATTGTTCTTGAATGCTACCACAACCAAGTAAAAGGTTATTACTTCTAGTATTTATGACAATATATTTAGATTTTATCAATTTTGTTTACTATTTATTTTTagttaaaacaaaaataataattatataataaaaaataaatagtaaataaactTTATAAAATCTAAATATATTATCACAAATTCTAGAAGTCATAACCTCTTACTTGGTTACGGTAGTATTCAAAAATAATGTGTCAAACtctataaataatatttttactCCTTGAACTAAAATTTGGAGGTACTTGATTGATATTTATTGTGATTTTAGTGATTGAAATGATATCCCGTTAATATAGTGAGTGAAGTGATATATGACCTCCACTttagtgaccactttgatatttaactcTTAAGATTTACTACTGTGTAAGATGTTACCGCAAGTCTGCAACCATTTACCATTTTATATTAATTCATGGGCAATTCAATTGTTAGGGTTCATGGGCAATTCAGTTGTTAGGGTTATCAACGATTTTTTAAGACATAGGTCACATGGTTAATAATTCGATTGCAAAATTTTATTCTACTGGAGGAGGTAAGAGGGTTGAGGTCACAGGTTCGACGCCTGTATTGCGAGTTTACTTGGAAAAAAACATTATTCTATTTGTTCTTTAGAGTTGAGGAGCCTTCTTATTGTAAGTTCAATAGTATTTCTATACTATTACTTTGGCAGAAGATGGGAGGCTTGAGGAAGCTGAACAACAACGGAGAAAGTTATTACTGAAAATCTGGAAAGCATGCCTGGTAATTTCGTCGATAAAATGATCTCTATACTGTAAGAAGAAAATACATGACAAGATGTTTGATGTACTTTTATGCCATCTTATTAGATACATATTTATGTTCTTTCTCGAACAAGTAAGATAACATGTTTTCGGTGTTTACATGTCTTTACTTTTTAAGTGCCAAAAAAGTGGCCAAAATTTTTAAAGCAGAAAGCTAATACACATTACAAATTATGAGAGCAAAGAGTACGTGCCCATTTaggaaa
The sequence above is drawn from the Apium graveolens cultivar Ventura chromosome 2, ASM990537v1, whole genome shotgun sequence genome and encodes:
- the LOC141708237 gene encoding uncharacterized protein At3g49140-like, which produces MLMIESAMTVRLIAGSFSSSSGRFSQSGSFRNKFRWLRESCFRKRNSCMRKRVEACAEEQVGSFKRNAEEERYFSVEDVEETEVIEIGEARLTPEETSRTIVEVNRKAVLMFSGLQSDEIYQDIFLPDVPYVTGENGSIYFHVKNDEHILQNLTAEDTLVQVIIGLDTREMLSEIEALSQLDIDFGNDDIHDGSSDGDDEDDIDENEEDWIKSLDDEDDGEDSDEPLGDWEKLETMRVSHPIYFAKKLADFVGDDPIDCMDQPPAGLAIQGILRPSSPEEQYFLHKNISDCESRNNESDQVGKVAEDKQEESGITNGHRHSLNPSQDESNWPKELEKRESLKNGTSFYKLEMSKIQLISAHEQETFVEVDDFRRAQPDAIAHSAAKIIYGLKVGGEKTVNALKSFCWRCKGIQAEEVALIGVDGLGFDLRVCSGTQVQTLRFSFKKRASSEYSAQRQLNDLLFPRI
- the LOC141708238 gene encoding pentatricopeptide repeat-containing protein At4g21190 encodes the protein MLSLRFCPAVFAERLESVQFWRRNISPVVVCAAKGPRQRYPRVWKSKTRIGTISKSKKLVDTIKELSNVKEEVYGALDSCVAWELEFPLITVKKALKALENENEWKRIIQVTKWMLSKGQGRTMGSYYMLLNALAEDGRLEEAEELWTKLFAENLESMPRNFFDKMISIYYKREMHDKMFEVFADMDELGVKPTVSVVAMVGDVFQKLNMLDKYQKLMKKYPPPKKEYRYIEGKRVKIRSKPMDRSRYVRTPVIKADREALETLPESCESTDVSLNKPSDNLYEHGVAESSTTKPSQSIEPS
- the LOC141706212 gene encoding putative WRKY transcription factor 27, with amino-acid sequence MSDGDWDLYAVVRSCTTSTSVDNHHMGEEQEEKEQPFSDQFSFQNDNYADPVSYTLQNTTLDYGLEEIHQPFSNNNADYENEQVINNPQHQEPKSNTFTLPITNPSGSTMRSRRRKNQHLKMVYQMTQEELSGDTWAWRKYGQKPIKGSPYPRNYYRCSTLKGCPARKQVEGSPTDSTIFIVSYTGEHAHPRPTHRSSLAGSTRSKFSAAAALNNIIKSTTTSCESSSVAPTFSPSTSPHSALTFSPSSLRYVGNHDNTVDDTYMVDVDEDDYNDDTNLIHDEDIYNGLDEFDGDNRFFD